Within the Clostridium scatologenes genome, the region TTGATGGAATCCAAAGAACAAATACTTTTATTTCTTTATATCAACCTGTAGATAGAAATATAGAACTGGATATTATAACTAAAGAACAGTAAAAACGGGAAAACTTTTTCCTGTTTTTTTTATTTACTCATAATTTTTAAAAATATGCAAATAATAATCTTGTATAAAATTATAAAGGAGATGTAATCATGAAAACATTAGATATTATCGCACTAATATTGGTAATTATAGGTGCTATAAACTGGGGATTAATCGGATTTTTCGGGTTCGATTTAGTAGCTATGTTATTTGGGACCATGTCTAGCTTTACTAGAGTTATATATGCTCTTGTAGGTATAGCCGGCTTATATGCCTTTTCACTATTTGGTAGAGACAGAGAACCTGATAGAGATCATGACAGAAGAGAGGTTAAATAACTTTAAAAAAGTAGATAGAAAATTTCTACCTACTTTTTTTACTTTAACATTTTTAAATACTATTTTAATTCTGTTTTTATTCCCCTACTTAAAGTATTCTTGTAATCTATAAACTCATACACATCCTGTTGAAATAGATCACTAAAATTTTTCAATTCTTCTAAACAAATATCTTCTATTGCTTTATCTTTTTCTTCGCAATAAAGCACTATTTCACCTATTACCTTATGAGCATCTCTGAATGCCATACCCTTATTAACAAGATAATCTGCTGCTTCTGTTGCATTTAAAAATCCTTTTTTAACTGCATTAAAAGTATTTTCCTTTTTAATTTTTATTGAGGAGAGCATACCTCTCATTATTTTTAAACAGCTTAATACTGTATCTAAGGAGTTAAAAAACTGTTCTTTATCTTCCTGCATATCCTTATTATAGGCAAGGGGAATGCCCTTCATAGTGGTAAGCAGTGCCATGAGTGATCCGTATACTCTCCCTGTTTTGCCTCTTATCAATTCTGCAGCATCTGGGTTTTTCTTTTGAGGCATGATACTGCTTCCTGTTGAAAACTCATCATCTATCAAAATAAAGTCAAATTCTTTGCTACTCCAGAGTATCAATTCTTCACTTAAACGGCTTAAGTGCATCATCATTATAGAAAAGCAAGATAAAAGTTCTATAACATAGTCCCTATCACTTACTCCATCTAAAAAATTGTCTACTGGCTTTTTAAACCCTAATTCTTTAGCTGTAAAACTTCTATCTATATTGTAGGTAGTTCCAGCTAAAGCACAACATCCAAGTGGACTTTCATCCATAATTTCTATGGCATTCTCCACCCTCTTTTTATCTCTAGTTAGCATATTATGATAAGCCATAATATGATGTTTGAATGTTACTACTTGTGCCCTTTGAAGATGAGTGTATCCTGGCATTAAATAGTTGTTTTCTTCTCCAACTTTTACTATTACATCTCTAAGTGCATCTATATCTTCTATAACTTCAAAAGCTTTTTTCTTTGCATAAAGTCTTAAATCCACAGCTACCTGATCATTTCTGCTTCTTGAAGTATGAAGTTTCTTTCCTACTTGACCTATTCTTTCTATTAAATTAGTTTCTACAAAACTATGAATATCTTCATACTCACCTTCTATTTGAAGTACATCATTCTCTATATCTGAAAGTATGGAATTTAATCCTGTTGTTATGCTTTCACATTCTTCTTGTGTTAAAATTCCACATTTAGCAAGCATTTTAACATGTGCTTTACTTCCCTGAATATCTTCATAATAAAGAGTTCTATCAAACCCTAAAGAACTGTTAAAATCCTCCATGAGCTTGTTCTCAGCTTTTTTAAATCTTCCACCCCAAAGTTTCATAATTACTTTTCCTTCTTCTTATTAGTCATAGCTTGTATTTTGCTTGGTAAACCAAATAAATTTATAAATCCTTCTGCATCTTTATGGCTGTACAATTCACTAGCACCAAAGGAAGAAATACCTTCGTCATAAAGAGCATAAGGTGCCTCTATACCTGCTACCATTATATTTCCTTTGTATAACTTCAATTTTACTGATCCTGTAACATTTTTCTGTGTAGTATCTACAAAAGCATCTAAAGCTTCTTTCAATGGACTAAACCACAATCCATCATATACTAATTCACCATATTTTTGAGATACTGATTGTTTATAGTGGAATGTAGCCTTATCAAGAGTTAATCTTTCAAGTTCCTTATGTGCTGCATAAAGGATTGTTCCACCTGGAGTTTCATATACGCCCCTTGATTTCATTCCTACTAATCTATTTTCAATTATATCAATTACTCCTATTCCATTTTCTCCGCCTATTTCATTTAAAGTCTCTATCAATGCAACTGGAGATATTTCTTTTCCATTTAACTTTTTAGCTATTCCTTGTTCAAAATATATTTCTACGTAAGTAACTTCATCCTTTGCTTTTTCTGGTGGAGTTGTCATAAGATACATTTCCTGCTTATGTTCGTTTTTAGGATCTTCTAAATCTCCACCTTCATGACTTAAATGCCATAAATTCTTATCTCTTGAATATATTTTTTCTTTAGTTACTGGCACTTCTACACCTTTGGCATTAGCATAATCTATAGCATCTTCTCTTGATTTTATATCCCATATTCTCCATGGTGCAATTACTTTTATTGTAGGATCAAAAGCTGCTATACCAACTTCAAAACGTACCTGATCATTTCCTTTTCCAGTACATCCGTGTGCTATGTATTTTGCACCTTCAGCATGTGCTATTTCAACTAATCTTTTTGCCATTAATGGTCTTGCAAAAGAAGTTCCAAGCATGTACTTTTCTTCATATAAAGCTCCTGCTTTTATGCCTTTAAATACATAATCAGTTATAAACTCTTCTATTAAATCTTCAATATATACCTTTGAAGCTCCAGTTCTTAAAGCTTTAGCTTCAACTTCTTTCATATCATCACCTTGGCCAACATTTATACATGCTGCAATAACCTCTAAATCATAGTTTTCCTTAAGCCAAGGAATTATTATTGATGTGTCCAATCCACCAGAATACGCTAATACAACTTTATCTTTCATAAAAAATACCTCCGTCTTTCCAATTGAGAATTTATGATATCATCTATAGTCTCAATCTTTTTTATATTTTTATTTTTCAAATACTTAATTTTATAAATAAGTGTCAACTGCATTTTTTGTAGTTGACACTTATTTTATACCAACCTTTTAGAGTACTTTTTCCAAAAACGCCTTTGTTCTTTCTTCCTTAGGATGAGAGAATATCTGCTCTGGTGGTCCTTGTTCTACAATCTTTCCACCATCCATAAATATAACTCTATCAGCAACTTCTTTGGCAAAACCCATTTCATGAGTTACAACTACCATAGTCATTCCTTCTTTTGCCAAATCCTTCATTACATTTAAAACTTCACCTACAAGTTCAGGATCTAATGCAGATGTAGGTTCATCAAAAAGCATTATATCTGGATTCATAGCAAGTGCCCTTGCTATAGCAACTCTTTGTTTCTGTCCACCTGAAAGCTTTGAAGGATAGTAATCCATTTTGTCTGAAAGACCAACCTTTTCTAAAAGCTTTTTAGCTCTTTCTAAAACTTCACTTTTATTTTCCTTTTTTACTACAATTGGTGCTTCCATTACATTCTGCATAGCTGTCATATGTGGAAATAAGTTAAAGTTTTGAAAAACCATTCCCATCTTTGTTGTAATCTTTCTTATAAGCTTTTTATCTTTAGGATTTAGTTCTTCACCTTCAATAGATACTTTACCACCAGTTATTTCTTCAAGGTGATTAAGACATCTTAAAAATGTACTTTTTCCTGATCCTGAAGGTCCTATTACAACTAGAACTTCTCCCTTTCTTACATTAACATTTAAATTTTCAAATACAGTTAAATCATTAAATTTTTTAGTTAAATTTGTAGCTTCTATCATAAAATCTTTAGTATTAAAATCTATACAATTATTTCCAACTATGTTTTCCATAAAAATTTCTCCTTTTTATTAATAAACAGAAAGTTTCTTTTCAAATACTCCAAATACACCTGTAAATATGGTAGTTAATAAAAGATATAAAACACCTGCTGTGAAAAATACCTCTATAGGTCTGAAAGTACTTGCATATATCTGTTGAGCAGATCTCATAAGTTCTACCATAGCGATAGTTGATACTAATGAAGTATCCTTTAATAATGCTATAAACTCATTTCCTACAGGTGGTATTATAACCTTAAAAGTTTGTGGCAATATTATTTTTTTCATAGTATCTGCATAAGTAAAACCTAGAGCTTTCGCAGCTTCAAACTGACCTTTATCTATAGATTGAATTCCACCTCTTATTATTTCTGCCATATATGCACCACAGTTTAAACTTAATCCTATAGCTGCTGCTGAAAAAGGTGTTAATTCAACTCCCATGAAAGGTAAACCATAATAGAAGAAAAATAACTGCAAAAGTAGAGGAGTTCCTCTAAATATCCATGTATAAAAACTTGATATTATTCTAAACACTACATTTTTAGAAAGTTTAAAAAGTGCTAAAAATATTCCAAGTATTGTTCCTACAACTAGCGCAATAACAGTAAGTTCTATTGTCATTACACTTCCTTTTAAAAGGATGGGTAATACTTTTATTATAATTCCTGTATCCAATACTTTCACTCCAATTCAATTTTTTAAGTTTAGGACAATGAGATTAATAATCTCATTGTCCTGTAATTTCTGATTAAATGAACTTTATTTTTCATTATATATATCAGTTCCAAACCATTTTACCGAAAGTTTAGAAAAAGTTCCATCCTTCTTTAATTCATCAATTGCCTTTTGAACTGCATCTTTTAATTCTTTATCTTCATTTTTAAATCCTATACCCATTGGTTCTTTAGTAAGTTTTTCTGATAAAACTTCATATTTACCCTTTTTATCAGCTTCTGATATATAATATCTTCCTACTGGTTCATCTACTATAACAGCATCAATTCTGCCTATTAGCAAATCTTGAAGTTCTTCTGTAGTTTTATCATACTTTTTAACTTCTTTTAATCCTTGCATTTTAGCTGCAACACTTTCACTAGTTGTACCAAGACCTACTCCTACAGTTTTACCTTTTAAATCATTAGCACTCTTTACAACAGTATTTCCATTCTTAACAACTATTATTTGTGAATTCATTACATATGGATCTGAAAATGATATTTCTTTTTTTCTTTCATCTGTAATGCTTAAACCTGAAATTATAGTATCAAACTTACCTGATTTAAGTGCAAGAATTATTCCATTGAAATCTGTACATACAAATTCAGTTTTTACCCCTAATTTTTTTCCTATTTCATTTGCCATATCTATATCGAAACCTTTTAATTCATTTTGCTTGTCTCTAAACTCCATTGGTGGAAACGAATCCTCAAGTCCTACCTTTAATACCCCTGCTTTTTTTATTTTTTCTAATGAATTTCCCCCCTGAGATTGACTCTGGCCACTGCTTGACTTTCCGCATCCGGCAAACAATGCAGCAACGAAAATTACTGATAGCATAAGTACTACTGCTTTTTTTAAACTTTTCATTTTTCTCTCCCCTTTTTTATAAACTTTTTTACTCCTTAGATCAATATAATAATTATACATCCATAATTATAATTATGCAACTTTTTTTTAATATTTATTTTTATAAATTATGTTTATTTACAATTTTAAATTGTACTATAAACTTATTAGATAAATTGAGTCTTTTGCTTAATGCCAATGTTTTATGGAGATTTCATATTAGTATTTTTTAATGTTATTTATATGCCAATATAGCGAATATTTCAACTATTATTTTTGTGTATATTCTGCATAAAATTTTATTTATTCATGATAATTTTATAAATAGCAGCAAAAAAATATCTGTATCTAATTTTAGATACAGATATTTTTAATCCAATTTTAATTTATATGCATTAATTTATGCTCTTATTTAAAATATCTATTTAATAAACCTTTAAATGCACATCCATGTCTAGCTTCATCTTTACACATTTCATGAACTGTATCATGAATTGCATCATAGTTTAACTTTTTAGCTAAAGTAGCTAAGTCCTTTTTACCTTGGCATGCACCATGTTCTGCTTCTACTCTCATCTCTAAATTTTTCTTTGTGCTGGAAGTTACAACTTCACCTAGTAATTCTGCAAATTTTGCTGCATGTTCTGCTTCTTCAAAAGCTATTCTCTTATAAGCTTCAGCTACTTCTGGAAAACCTTCTCTATCAGCTTGACGGCTCATTGCTAAGTACATTCCAACCTCAGTACACTCTCCTGTAAAATTAGCTCTAAGACCTTCTATAACTTCAGGATCTACATCTTTAGCAACACCAATTTTGTGCTCATCTGCCCAAGACATTTCTCCTTCTACCTTTTCAACAAATTTATCTTTTTTAGCTTTACATTGAGGACATACATCTGGTGCTTCCTCTCCTTCATAAACATATCCACATACTGAACAAACAAATTTTTTCATTACATATTCCTCCAATTCAAAATAATTTTTATTTTATTAAAATTTTTATTTTTATGCTTTCTACATTTATTATTATATAATAATAATTATTATTTTGCAATAGATTTTTTAAAATTTTTTTTATATTTTTCCAAACACTTAAAATAAAAGCCATGTAGATAGAAAAATTTATTTTTCTTTCATACACGACTTTCTTTTTTCACACAAAATTTAATACACTTTTCCATAGCTCATCTATTATAACTAATCTTGTTTTTTATCAGGTTCAATTGCCATATTTCTATATTTTTCCATTGTTACTGCAAACAATTCGGAAGTAGTTGGTGGAGTATATGAAATAGCATTAGCACCAGCCTCAATAGTTTCGTTTATACTCTCTTCATTCTTTCCACCAGTAGCTATTATAGGTAACTCAGCATATTTTTCTCTTATCCTTCTAACGATTTCGGCACTTTTCTTTCCTGCTGCTACATTAATTATAGTAGTTCCTGCTTCTATTCTTTTTTGGATATCATCGTATTCTGAAACTACTGTAACTATAATAGGTATATCTATTGTATCTCTCATTGCTCTGATAACCTCATTTGATGTAGGACTATTCACTACTACTCCCATAGCCCCTTTAAATTCTGCATCTAGTGCAAGGTTAACTACTCTTTTCCCCATAGTAAGACCGCCGCCAACACCACAAAATACTGGTACATCTGAAGCTGCAACTAATACCTTTGTTATTACTGGTTGAGGTGTAAAAGGATATACTGCCATTATAGCATCCGCATTAGTATTTTTTATAACAGCAATATCTGTAGTAAATAAAAATGATTTCAATCTCTTTCCAAATACCTTTATACCACTAGCCTTTCTTATTACTTCAGGAATATTTATCATGTGACTTCTAAGTGTACCTTTTATTTCTGGTACATATTTATTGCCCTTCACTGCTGCTCTATTTACGTCACTCATATCTTACGCTTTCCTCCTTTTATATTAGATTCATCATTATTTATATATTTTATACTATATATAAAAAATATTCTACAGAATGAATTTAATTACGAAAAATTTCTTCTGCAATCCTTACAGATTCTCTAGCATCTTTAGCATAAAAATCTGCTCCTATCATTTCTGCATATTGTTCATTAAGAACAGCTCCACCTACAAAAATCTTGCATTGTAAATTATTTTCTCTTAAAGCTTCTATAGTCTTTTTCATATTAACAACTGTAGTAGTCATGAGTGCACTCAACCCTACAAGTTTAACATTATGTTCCTTTACTGCATTAACTACTTTTTCAATAGCCACATCTTTTCCTAAATCTATTACTTCAAATCCATAGTTCTCCAAAAGAACTTTTACAATGTTTTTACCTATATCATGTATGTCGCCTTTTACAGTTGCTAAAATAATTTTTCCTTTAGATATACTTTCTTCACCTTGTTCAACAATTTTCTTTTTTATAACTTCAAAAGATTTTTTTACAGTTTCAGCTGATTGTATAAGCTGTGGTAAAAATATTTCTTTTTCTTCATACTGTTCTCCTACATAATCCAATGCTGGAATAATAAAAGAATTAACAACTTCTAAAGGTTCTTTTGTTTTTAATAAAACTTCTGTACTGCTAATAGCATCTTTTTCTATTCCATCTACAATAATTTGTTTCAAATCTTTTATTGAACTTATATTTTCAATATTTGTTACTGCTTCTTCTTTTTTGCCTGCTAACTTTGTTCCATACTTTTCCACATAATTTTTACCTTCTCTATCAATATTGGATAGAACTTCAAAAGAAGAAATAACTTCTTTCATTCCTTCATCTCCAGTATTCATTATTGGTAAATCTAATCCTGCATAAAGCGCCATAGACAAAAATGTTCTATTTAATATTTCTCTTCTTGGAAGTCCAAAAGATACATTGCTCACTCCTAGTACAGTTTTAACTCCTAATTTTTCCTTAACCAATTTTATAGCTTTTATTGTTTCAAGTACTTCTTTTTGCTGTGCTGATGCTGTTAAAGCAAGACAATCTATTATTACATTTTTCTTATGTATACCATATTCTCTTGCAACATTTACTATTTTTTCTGCTATTTTAAATCTACCTTCTGCTGTATCTGGAATTCCATTTTCATCTATGGTTAAACCTATTACACAACCTCCATACTTTTTAACTACAGGAAAAACTTTACTCATTATTTCCTTTTTCCCATTTACGGAATTCACAATAGGTTTTCCATTATAAACTCTAGCTCCAGCTTCTAGTACTTCTTCATTAGGACTATCAATAGTTGTTGGTAATTGTACTACTTTCTGTACTGACTTTACAGCTTTAATCATCATTTCTTTTTCATCAATCTCTGGAAGCCCTACATTTAGCTCTATTATATGAGCCCCCTCTTCCTTTTGCTTCACGGCTTGAGTTTGAATAAAATTAACACTTTCCTCTTTTAATTCTTTTTTATATTCTGATTTACCTGTAGGATTAATTCTCTCTCCTATTATCGTAACCTTTTCGCCTAAAAACACGGTTTCTGTAGAAGAACAGGCTACACTAAAATTCTTTTCTTCTATTTTTAATGGATTAATATCTTTTAAGCTTACACGTAGTTTCTTTATGAATTCTGGACTAGTTCCACAACAACCACCTAAAACTCTTACACCTTTTTCAACCATAATTTTTACGTATTTAACAAATTCATCTGGCGTTATATCATATACTGTATTTTTGCCATCATATCTTGGAAGTCCAGCATTAGGTTGAACCATAACGGGTATTGATGCATATTCCAATATTTCTTCAACTATAGGCATAAGCTCCTTAGGACCTAGCGAACAATTTACTCCAAGAACATCTACTCCTAAACCTTCTAATACGAATACCATTGTTTTAGGATCAGTTCCCATTAATGTTCTTCCATTATCCTGAAAAGTCATAGTACAAAATACTGGTAAATCACTATTTTCTTTTGCAGCAAGGACTGCAGCCTTAGTTTCATACAAATCCGACATGGTTTCTATTAATATTAAATCTGCACCTGCCTTTTTACCAATAACAACTTGTTTTTTAAATAAATTATACGCTGCCTCAAAACTTAAAGGCCCTGTAGGCTCCATCATTTGTCCAATAGAACTTATATCAAGAGCCACAAGCTTATCTTGAGCTGCCTCTTTTGCAATTTTTATTCCAGCTGTAATTACCTCAGATGCAGAATACTTGGAAAAACTATATTTTAATTCATTTGCCCCAAACGTATTTGCAATTATTATATCTGCACCTGCATCTATATATTGTTTATGAATGCTTTTTATAATATCAGGTCTTGTTATATTTAAAGTTTCAGGCAAATCCCCAACTTTAAGTCCCGATTTTTGGAGCATAGTACCCATTGCACCATCAAATATTATAAATTTATCTTCAAATTTTTCTAAAATTAAATTATCTATTTTCAAAATTATATTCCCCTTTCATTAGTTGTAATACTACTTAAAAGATATATTATCTAATATGCTTTTAATAATATCAGGTTTATTCATAGTATAAAAATGCACACCTTCTACTTTATTTTTAATCAATTCTTCTATTTGGTAGCTTGCATATTCTATTCCAGCTTTTCTAAGATCATCTTCCTTATTTTCATACTTATTCATAAAATTTTCAACTTTATCTGGAATGATAACCCCAGACAACTTTTGTATTTTTTCAATTAATGTTTTATTTACTGCAGGCATAATTCCAACAGCTATTGGAGTTTTTATATTATATTTATAAATTTTTTCCTTAAACTGAAAAAAATTATTATTATCAAAAAACAGTTGAGTGATTAAAAAATCTGCACCTGCATCAACCTTTTCTTTCAAATATTTCACGTTCATATCCAAATCCTTACATTCATTGTGTCCTTCTGGATAAGCTGCCGCTCCTATACACAAGTTAGTATCAATTTTTAATTTATGTATTAAATCTTTAGCATGTCTATATAAATGTTCTTTACCAATAGTAAAGTCTTCTGGTATATCACCTCTTAGTGCTAATATATTTTCTATTTTATTTTCTTTTAAATTCTCAACTACTTCTTCTATTTCTTCTTTTGTAGATGTTATACATGTTAAATGGGCAAGTGCTTCTATTGAATACTTATTTTTTATTATTGAAGCTATTTCAACAGTTCTATCCTTACTACTTCCACCTGCTCCATAAGTTACACTTATAAAACCTGGATTAAACTTATTTAACTCCCCAATGATATTAAATAAAATTTCATTATTTTTAGGTGGAAATATTTCAAAGGATAAAGTAGTTTCATTTTTTAGAAATGTATCTTTTATAAACATATAGTTTTCTCCTTTATCAGTAATTCATTCATACAAATTCGAAAAGCTGCTTTTCATAGAAAAGCAGCTTCAAAATTGCTAATTTTAAACTTCTTTTCTTATCTATCAGAATAAAAGCCTATTCTGCAGGAATTGACACCGATACATTTAATTAATGCCGGTTGTCGGGTTTCACAGGGCCAGTCCCTCCACCACTCTAGATAAGATTTTACATTCAATTATACTTATTAATAATAGTATATCTGTTTATTTACATTGTCAATAGTTTTTCTATTATAAAGAAATGAATAAAAAAAATTTTCACTAAATTAATTTTTTTTTATATATTTAACATCAAGTTATTTCAATGTATATCACAAATTTTTAAAATATAAATTTTACTTTTTTAGTTTTTTAGGTATTGACAATTAAAACTAATATCTGTTATCATTTATTCAATCAAATACGGAACTTCTTATCTAGAGAGGCTGAGGGACTGGCCCTATGACGCCCAGCAACCTGAATAACATTTTTGTTCAAAGGTGCTAATTCCAGCAGGTTAAATCCTGAAAGATGAGAAGCTAGGGGAATAATCTTCTTGTAGCTTTTCTACAAGAAGATTTTTTATTGAAAAAAAATTTCCTAGGCAATTATCAAAATTAGAAGTTTCGTCCATGCATTAAAGATTTAATAATATTTAGGAGGAATCTAAAATGAGTGAAAGAAAATTATCATTTGAAACATTACAAGTACATGCAGGACAGGAACCAGATCCAACAACAGGATCAAGAGCTGTTCCAATTTACCAAACTTCATCTTACGTATTTAAAAATGCTGATCATGCTGCTAATCTATTTCAATTAAAAGAACCTGGAAATGTTTATACAAGAATAATGAATCCAACTACAGATGTATTTGAAAAGAGAATAGCAGAATTAGAAGGTGGAGTTGCAGGACTAGCAACAGCATCAGGACTAGCAGCTATTACATATGCTATCCTTAATGTTGCAAGTGCAGGTGACGAAATAGTTGCAGCAAGTACACTATATGGTGGAACATATGAATTATTCGGAGTAACTTTGAAAAAGCTTGGGATAAAGGTTGTTTTTGTAAATCCAGATGATCCTGAAAACTTTAGAAAAGCTATTACAGATAAAACAAAAGCACTTTATGGTGAAACTATAGGAAATCCAAGAATCAATGTGCTAGATATAGAAACTGTAGCAAACATTGCACATGAAAATAAAATACCATTAATCATAGATAACACCTTTGGTACTCCATATCTTGTTAGACCAATAGAATTTGGAGCAGATGTAGTTGTTCATTCTGCAACTAAGTTTATTGGTGGACATGGAACTACAATTGGTGGAGTCATAGTTGATGGCGGTAAATTTGATTGGAGGGCTAGTGGAAAGTTCCCTGATTTTACAACACCAGATAAAAGCTATAATGGGTTAGTATACGCAGACTTAGGCGCACCAGCATTTGCTTTAAAAGCTAGAGTTCAACTTTTAAGAAATACTGGAGCAACTCTCAGTCCTCAAAGCGCTTTTTTATTCCTTCAAGGCTTAGAATCACTATCCTTGAGAGTAGAAAGACATGTATCAAACACACAAAAAATTGTTAAATTTTTAAGTAAGCATCCAAAGGTTTCTTGGGTAAACTACCCTGAACTAGAAGGTAATCCATATAATGAATTGTCTAAAAAATACTTACCAAAAGGTGCTGGTTCAATATTCACATTTGGAATTAAAGGTGGTTTAGAAGCAGGAAAAAGGTTTATAAATAGTGTTGAATTATTCTCACTACTTGCAAATGTAGCTGATGCTAAGTCACTTGTAATTCATCCTTCAAGTACAACTCACGCAGAACTTAATGAAGAAGAACAAAAAGCTGCCGGAGTTACTCCTGATATGATAAGACTTTCAATTGGCATCGAAGGTGTTGATGATCTTATATATGACTTAGACCAAGCTCTTGCAAAAGCTTAAAACTTAAGTAAGCAACGAATTATTTAAGTAAAAAAGCCAGTAGGAAGTTCCTACTGGCTAAATTTTAATTAGTGAGAATAAATACAAATAAAAAGGGGGCTTTTTAATATGGCATCTATTGCAATACTAGGTTACGGAGTAGTTGGGACAGGTACAGCTGAATTAATAAATAAAAATAAGGAAAGATTTAAAAAGATTACAGGTGAGGAACTTAAACTTTCAAATATATTAGTTAGGAATATTGAAAAACATAAACAAAAAAAGAATTCTAAAATTCTAACTGATAACTTTGAAAACATTTTAAAAAGCCCTGTAGATATAATTGTTGAAGTTATGGGTGGCATTAATCCTGCCTACAAATATGTAAAAAAAGCTTTAGCTTCAAAAAAGCATGTAGTAACAGCTAATAAAGATTTAATGGCGGAACATGGAAAGGAACTTTTAGATATAGCACATGAAAATGGTGTAACATTAAACTTTGAAGCTAGTGTAGGCGGGGGTATCCCTATTTTAAAACCTCTTATGGAATGTCTTACAGTTAATGAAATTGTAAGTATTAAAGCAATATTAAATGGTACTACAAATTTTATACTTTCAAAAATGTATAGTGAAAACATGAGTTATGAGGATGCTTTAAAGATTGCTCAAGATTTGGGCTTTGCTGAAGCTAATCCTGATTCTGATGTTTTAGGTTATGATGCAGCAAGAAAGCTATCCATACTATCCACTATTGCCTATGATAAAAAAATTAACTGGAAAGATATACACATAGAAGGTATTACTAATATAGATGCTGATGATTTCAAATATGCTAAAGCTAATGGTTATAACATAAAACTTTTAGCTATAAGTAGACAAGAAGATGATGGAATCTTTGCTTCTGTACAACCCGTTATTGTAGATAAAAATTCAGAGCTCAGCAAAATTGAAAATGAATTAAATGCTATTGTTATAAAAGGTGATGCTGTAGGAGATGTTGTTTTTTCAGGCAAAGGAGCCGGAATGTTTCCTACTGCAAGTGCAGTTTTTGGCGATATAGCCGATATAATTCAAAATAGAAACAAAAAATCTATCCAATTTAATAATAAAAATGCCAAAATTCAAACACT harbors:
- a CDS encoding DUF378 domain-containing protein; this encodes MKTLDIIALILVIIGAINWGLIGFFGFDLVAMLFGTMSSFTRVIYALVGIAGLYAFSLFGRDREPDRDHDRREVK
- the argH gene encoding argininosuccinate lyase; protein product: MKLWGGRFKKAENKLMEDFNSSLGFDRTLYYEDIQGSKAHVKMLAKCGILTQEECESITTGLNSILSDIENDVLQIEGEYEDIHSFVETNLIERIGQVGKKLHTSRSRNDQVAVDLRLYAKKKAFEVIEDIDALRDVIVKVGEENNYLMPGYTHLQRAQVVTFKHHIMAYHNMLTRDKKRVENAIEIMDESPLGCCALAGTTYNIDRSFTAKELGFKKPVDNFLDGVSDRDYVIELLSCFSIMMMHLSRLSEELILWSSKEFDFILIDDEFSTGSSIMPQKKNPDAAELIRGKTGRVYGSLMALLTTMKGIPLAYNKDMQEDKEQFFNSLDTVLSCLKIMRGMLSSIKIKKENTFNAVKKGFLNATEAADYLVNKGMAFRDAHKVIGEIVLYCEEKDKAIEDICLEELKNFSDLFQQDVYEFIDYKNTLSRGIKTELK
- a CDS encoding argininosuccinate synthase, which gives rise to MKDKVVLAYSGGLDTSIIIPWLKENYDLEVIAACINVGQGDDMKEVEAKALRTGASKVYIEDLIEEFITDYVFKGIKAGALYEEKYMLGTSFARPLMAKRLVEIAHAEGAKYIAHGCTGKGNDQVRFEVGIAAFDPTIKVIAPWRIWDIKSREDAIDYANAKGVEVPVTKEKIYSRDKNLWHLSHEGGDLEDPKNEHKQEMYLMTTPPEKAKDEVTYVEIYFEQGIAKKLNGKEISPVALIETLNEIGGENGIGVIDIIENRLVGMKSRGVYETPGGTILYAAHKELERLTLDKATFHYKQSVSQKYGELVYDGLWFSPLKEALDAFVDTTQKNVTGSVKLKLYKGNIMVAGIEAPYALYDEGISSFGASELYSHKDAEGFINLFGLPSKIQAMTNKKKEK
- a CDS encoding amino acid ABC transporter ATP-binding protein; the encoded protein is MENIVGNNCIDFNTKDFMIEATNLTKKFNDLTVFENLNVNVRKGEVLVVIGPSGSGKSTFLRCLNHLEEITGGKVSIEGEELNPKDKKLIRKITTKMGMVFQNFNLFPHMTAMQNVMEAPIVVKKENKSEVLERAKKLLEKVGLSDKMDYYPSKLSGGQKQRVAIARALAMNPDIMLFDEPTSALDPELVGEVLNVMKDLAKEGMTMVVVTHEMGFAKEVADRVIFMDGGKIVEQGPPEQIFSHPKEERTKAFLEKVL
- a CDS encoding amino acid ABC transporter permease encodes the protein MDTGIIIKVLPILLKGSVMTIELTVIALVVGTILGIFLALFKLSKNVVFRIISSFYTWIFRGTPLLLQLFFFYYGLPFMGVELTPFSAAAIGLSLNCGAYMAEIIRGGIQSIDKGQFEAAKALGFTYADTMKKIILPQTFKVIIPPVGNEFIALLKDTSLVSTIAMVELMRSAQQIYASTFRPIEVFFTAGVLYLLLTTIFTGVFGVFEKKLSVY
- a CDS encoding ABC transporter substrate-binding protein; translation: MKSLKKAVVLMLSVIFVAALFAGCGKSSSGQSQSQGGNSLEKIKKAGVLKVGLEDSFPPMEFRDKQNELKGFDIDMANEIGKKLGVKTEFVCTDFNGIILALKSGKFDTIISGLSITDERKKEISFSDPYVMNSQIIVVKNGNTVVKSANDLKGKTVGVGLGTTSESVAAKMQGLKEVKKYDKTTEELQDLLIGRIDAVIVDEPVGRYYISEADKKGKYEVLSEKLTKEPMGIGFKNEDKELKDAVQKAIDELKKDGTFSKLSVKWFGTDIYNEK
- a CDS encoding NADH peroxidase; protein product: MKKFVCSVCGYVYEGEEAPDVCPQCKAKKDKFVEKVEGEMSWADEHKIGVAKDVDPEVIEGLRANFTGECTEVGMYLAMSRQADREGFPEVAEAYKRIAFEEAEHAAKFAELLGEVVTSSTKKNLEMRVEAEHGACQGKKDLATLAKKLNYDAIHDTVHEMCKDEARHGCAFKGLLNRYFK